A DNA window from Planctomycetaceae bacterium contains the following coding sequences:
- a CDS encoding HEAT repeat domain-containing protein, which translates to MSELLVSEKDGQVRLAVFDTVTDMGPAAADAVPALVHTLSTDYGGKKNEELHQDYRAALALAAIGEPAVNGLRELLTSEADNVRAEAAMALGRIGPPAAAAVADLIRALADSEDRVRQEASQALGKIGDAAVAELTAVSTHADSAVRAAAMTSIGITATSDKHAIDAVLKAADDSEPVVRSAAITAAGQLKLPDDVRKPLFLENLRHPAETVRLAVVNILVDDRSLLDELRPELTELLADDDDGVTWHAAFLIQRLGPESASTLIEALRRKECRIDQIGRALAMIGRPTVDPLLASFNDADPRVKQGAALALGQVLPLAPETVQTLAAGLSDSDRDVQAACLTAIGYLGPRAREAVPAVREKLRDESPLIREQAIGILFESAVRDASLMDDLSGMLDDDDPRVQRRAIDAIRSAGPLGRRALPAVVEKLRSADGSVRIAAAEMIGSHGRAAEEAVPALTSLLDSQDPQLRIVVTQTLSELGPAARPAFEKLTKLIDDKDVEVRAAVIRTIGNLDLEPAQVRSYLAAALHDSESDVRRQASRGIQRFGRRGNIFLPDIILLAADSEQSRFLNRALERYETYDVEPQTVTELRQQLDHEHDAVRLLAIRFLGIAGSVAEAAVPQLETLAHDDNEEIRMEVTTALAKIHSR; encoded by the coding sequence TTGAGCGAACTGCTGGTCAGCGAAAAGGACGGCCAGGTTCGTCTGGCCGTATTCGACACAGTTACCGACATGGGACCGGCGGCCGCAGACGCCGTTCCCGCGCTGGTTCACACGCTTTCCACGGACTACGGGGGCAAGAAGAACGAGGAATTGCACCAGGATTATCGCGCGGCTCTGGCGCTGGCGGCGATCGGTGAACCGGCGGTCAACGGACTTCGGGAGTTACTGACTTCTGAAGCCGACAACGTCCGCGCGGAAGCGGCGATGGCTCTGGGCCGCATCGGTCCTCCGGCGGCCGCGGCGGTTGCGGATCTGATCCGAGCACTCGCCGACAGTGAAGACCGCGTTCGGCAGGAAGCGTCTCAGGCTCTGGGAAAGATCGGTGATGCAGCAGTCGCTGAACTGACGGCGGTGTCGACACACGCAGACTCGGCGGTACGCGCGGCGGCAATGACTTCCATCGGGATCACGGCGACATCGGACAAACATGCGATCGATGCAGTTCTGAAGGCTGCTGACGATTCCGAGCCTGTCGTGCGCAGTGCGGCGATTACGGCTGCCGGACAATTGAAGCTTCCAGACGACGTTCGAAAGCCGCTGTTCCTGGAAAATCTCAGACATCCTGCTGAAACCGTCCGTCTTGCTGTTGTCAACATACTTGTGGATGACCGGTCGCTGCTGGACGAACTGCGGCCGGAACTCACGGAACTTCTGGCCGATGACGACGACGGGGTCACGTGGCATGCCGCGTTTCTGATTCAGCGACTCGGTCCGGAATCCGCTTCGACGCTCATCGAAGCGCTGCGACGGAAGGAATGTCGAATCGACCAGATCGGCCGCGCGCTGGCGATGATCGGTCGGCCGACCGTCGATCCGCTTCTTGCGTCGTTCAACGATGCGGATCCGCGAGTGAAGCAGGGAGCGGCACTGGCACTCGGTCAGGTTCTGCCGCTGGCGCCTGAGACTGTGCAGACGCTGGCCGCAGGACTCAGTGACTCGGATCGTGACGTTCAGGCCGCGTGTCTGACAGCGATCGGGTATCTGGGACCTCGTGCGCGCGAAGCTGTGCCGGCCGTGCGTGAAAAGCTGCGGGACGAATCGCCGTTGATTCGCGAACAGGCCATTGGAATTCTGTTCGAATCGGCCGTTCGCGACGCGTCGCTGATGGACGATCTGAGCGGAATGCTGGACGACGACGATCCGCGCGTGCAGCGTCGAGCCATCGACGCCATACGTTCAGCCGGCCCGCTGGGACGTCGGGCTCTGCCGGCCGTTGTCGAAAAGCTACGAAGTGCGGACGGCAGCGTTCGAATTGCCGCGGCGGAAATGATCGGCAGCCACGGTCGAGCCGCGGAAGAAGCCGTTCCGGCGCTGACGTCGCTGCTGGACAGTCAGGATCCGCAACTTCGAATCGTCGTGACTCAGACGCTAAGCGAACTCGGCCCGGCGGCGCGCCCGGCGTTTGAAAAACTTACCAAACTGATCGACGACAAAGATGTTGAAGTCCGTGCCGCCGTCATCCGGACGATCGGAAACCTGGATCTGGAACCGGCGCAGGTGCGGTCTTACCTGGCGGCCGCCCTGCACGACAGTGAATCCGACGTTCGCCGCCAGGCGTCTCGAGGAATTCAGCGTTTTGGCCGTCGCGGCAACATCTTTCTTCCCGACATCATCCTGCTGGCGGCAGACTCCGAACAAAGCCGCTTCCTGAATCGGGCGCTGGAACGTTATGAGACCTACGACGTGGAACCGCAGACAGTCACTGAGTTGCGGCAGCAGCTCGATCATGAGCACGACGCCGTACGGCTGCTGGCGATCCGATTTCTGGGCATTGCAGGATCTGTCGCCGAAGCTGCTGTGCCGCAACTGGAAACTCTGGCCCACGACGACAACGAAGAAATCCGAATGGAAGTGACGACCGCGCTCGCGAAGATTCACTCACGCTGA
- a CDS encoding DUF1501 domain-containing protein: protein MTRSESPYPAPCQQMSRRRAIRSGSLAVPGLTLASLLQSQSAGGVRDAGPSFGKAKNIIFLYLAGGPPQHETFDPKPEAPEGIRGPFKPISTNIPGIQFCELLPRTAAIADKLAVIRSVATDDNVHSSSGAWVLTGSRYRGPNARVISETDWPYFGSIVKRLKPADRIPALSTVWLPDVCRLNENVTPAGQTAGFMGSQWNPELFIGDPSAGRYEIESLKTTDVTRPRMHLRQDLLAQLNARFDRSDHSIQVYDQYQQQAFDLLTSGSARSAFNVGDEPDDVRNRYGRNRWGQCVLLARRLVEAGVRLVHVQWPREPGDNAVDNPLWDTHAQNADRVEDVLCPMFDVGFSALIRDLDQRGLLDETLVVAIGEFGRTPKINANGGRDHWGAVFSCVLAGAGISGGQVYGSSDRDGAYPETNRVEPGDLTASMFHLLGMDYQSTFPDRLGREHRLTDGEPLWKLLGDAPASTARAVSGGSVLRVPDYDPERHLLQTDFTGDDPVQPVTAASRPKGWRAGPMLDEGTPLGFTLVPGKSSGETHAALGIANRNSTGTPLELAGTGQAFVAQEVRSPFAGTYRLQVSVRPDASSPGFFDAVFLRHCRCEITFFQFNDIAKRTSERRTLASVEIVPVLPETDDAWQDIEISKTFVNPQAGGNFSFGAGMGIAIQISQNSDATVTVRPGEFAWLRVRDVKLSFVGKEVNDKVTV from the coding sequence ATGACTCGCTCTGAATCCCCGTATCCGGCTCCTTGTCAGCAGATGTCCCGACGCCGGGCGATCCGATCGGGATCACTGGCGGTCCCGGGGCTGACGCTGGCTTCCCTGCTTCAGTCGCAATCGGCAGGGGGAGTCCGCGATGCCGGACCGTCGTTCGGAAAAGCGAAGAACATCATCTTTCTGTATCTCGCCGGCGGCCCGCCGCAGCACGAAACGTTTGACCCCAAGCCGGAGGCCCCGGAGGGCATTCGCGGACCGTTCAAGCCGATCAGCACAAACATTCCCGGCATTCAGTTCTGCGAATTGCTGCCCCGCACGGCAGCGATCGCTGACAAACTGGCCGTGATTCGATCGGTGGCCACGGACGACAACGTTCATTCCTCCAGCGGTGCGTGGGTCTTGACGGGATCCAGGTACCGCGGCCCGAACGCACGCGTCATCAGCGAAACGGACTGGCCGTACTTCGGTTCGATCGTGAAGCGGCTGAAGCCCGCCGACCGCATTCCGGCTCTCAGTACCGTCTGGCTTCCCGACGTCTGCCGGCTGAACGAAAATGTGACTCCCGCCGGCCAGACCGCCGGGTTCATGGGATCGCAGTGGAATCCGGAACTGTTCATCGGCGATCCTTCGGCCGGGCGGTATGAAATCGAAAGTCTGAAGACGACCGATGTCACGCGGCCAAGAATGCATCTGCGGCAGGATCTTCTCGCCCAGTTGAATGCCCGCTTTGATCGCTCTGATCATTCCATTCAGGTCTACGACCAGTACCAGCAGCAGGCGTTTGATCTGCTGACGTCCGGCAGTGCCCGATCCGCTTTCAATGTCGGTGACGAACCGGACGACGTTCGAAATCGCTACGGTCGCAATCGGTGGGGTCAGTGTGTGCTGCTGGCTCGTCGACTGGTGGAAGCGGGAGTTCGCCTGGTTCATGTCCAGTGGCCGCGGGAACCGGGTGACAACGCCGTCGACAATCCGTTGTGGGACACTCACGCGCAGAACGCTGACCGAGTCGAGGACGTCCTGTGCCCGATGTTTGACGTTGGTTTCTCGGCACTGATTCGCGATCTTGACCAGCGGGGGCTGCTGGACGAAACGCTGGTCGTGGCGATCGGTGAGTTCGGTCGCACGCCGAAGATCAACGCCAACGGCGGGCGCGATCACTGGGGAGCGGTGTTCAGTTGCGTGCTGGCCGGTGCCGGGATCAGCGGCGGTCAGGTTTACGGTTCCAGCGATCGAGACGGTGCCTATCCGGAAACGAATCGTGTTGAGCCCGGTGACCTGACGGCATCGATGTTTCATCTGCTGGGAATGGATTACCAGTCGACGTTTCCGGACCGGCTTGGGCGCGAACACCGGCTGACCGACGGCGAACCTCTGTGGAAACTGCTGGGAGACGCTCCCGCGTCGACGGCTCGCGCGGTTTCCGGCGGCAGCGTGCTGAGAGTTCCCGATTACGACCCCGAACGCCATTTGCTGCAAACCGACTTTACCGGCGATGACCCGGTGCAGCCCGTCACCGCGGCAAGCCGTCCCAAGGGCTGGCGAGCGGGTCCGATGCTCGATGAAGGTACACCGCTTGGATTCACATTGGTGCCCGGCAAGTCTTCTGGCGAGACTCACGCGGCGCTGGGCATCGCAAATCGAAATTCGACGGGTACGCCACTGGAACTTGCGGGAACCGGACAGGCATTTGTCGCCCAGGAAGTCCGAAGCCCGTTTGCCGGAACCTATCGCCTGCAGGTGTCTGTTCGGCCGGATGCATCGTCGCCGGGTTTCTTCGACGCCGTGTTTCTTCGCCACTGCCGCTGCGAAATCACGTTCTTCCAATTCAACGATATCGCCAAACGCACCAGTGAACGCAGAACTTTGGCGTCTGTCGAAATCGTTCCAGTGCTTCCGGAAACGGACGACGCGTGGCAGGACATCGAAATTTCGAAGACATTCGTGAATCCTCAGGCCGGCGGAAATTTTTCCTTCGGTGCAGGAATGGGAATCGCGATCCAGATTTCGCAGAATTCCGACGCCACCGTCACCGTCCGCCCCGGCGAATTCGCCTGGCTGCGCGTGCGCGATGTGAAATTGTCGTTTGTCGGCAAAGAAGTGAACGACAAGGTCACAGTCTGA
- a CDS encoding MMPL family transporter has protein sequence MKTIIRFRNLLLAIAALAVLVAIPFSERLSFDQRIESFFADDHSDVRILKRSQADFGSDEFVIVAWSEPQLFALEGQAAEAGMSLEQILDMPDLVPTLEEAAAERIRVLAGRLNAIPGVRPEKTRHLAGFLQDAPRSRNTRRALLRLFEGTLVGADGHTTGIILVLDPAVQGGSAREAMFDGIRKTAADFSSEAAVAGEPVQVFDMFQMVEQDSRQLFIVSLVILSAVLLTMFRSLRWMLAPVGLVLGSVVATRALLYASNLQLSMVGSMLNSLLTVIGIATVMHVIVHYRDLRLSSPGDDIAQRIMIAVQTLRELGWPVFWTCATTAVGFGSLFVSRITPVRSFAMMMCLATAVVLVACAAVLPATLASGRHVRIPPRVPLESWLDRILAVTCSTLNRHPISTALACLLIIGAAVPGIFMLTIETDFSRNFRESSSIVQSLRFVESHLGPAGSWEVAFDAPEELTDEFLEDISELTERLRLISPDRSLLQVLSLTDITDLPPRIFGPVRTLERMKRQYPELIRSFYNPETHRMRIVLRSREQQPSESKERMINEVKTTVENFFFDVPEGEAGYTASGMFVLLTRVIESLNADQLNSFLCASTGILISMTIAFRSLRIGLISLLPNIFPVAVLLGSLGWLGIPTNIGTAMIASVSMGLTVDSTIHYITAFERARRESSITEALHIAHGSAGRAVVLAQLALVAGFLVLTASRFIPLVYFGALMSVSLVTGVFGTLVLLPVLLKWTTPAETTNA, from the coding sequence ATGAAGACAATCATTCGGTTCCGAAATCTGCTGCTGGCGATCGCCGCGCTCGCCGTGCTGGTGGCAATTCCGTTTTCGGAACGGTTGTCATTCGATCAGCGTATCGAGTCGTTCTTCGCCGACGATCATTCCGATGTGCGAATCCTGAAACGCAGCCAGGCAGACTTCGGAAGTGATGAATTCGTGATCGTCGCGTGGAGCGAACCGCAGTTGTTCGCTCTCGAAGGTCAGGCCGCGGAAGCCGGCATGTCGCTCGAACAGATCCTGGACATGCCTGACCTGGTACCGACACTTGAAGAGGCCGCCGCGGAGCGGATTCGTGTGCTGGCCGGTCGTCTGAACGCCATTCCAGGGGTCAGGCCGGAAAAGACGCGGCACCTTGCCGGATTTCTGCAGGACGCGCCCCGAAGCCGGAACACACGTCGAGCGCTGCTGCGTCTGTTTGAAGGTACGCTGGTGGGCGCTGATGGCCACACCACGGGAATCATCCTGGTGCTGGATCCGGCGGTGCAGGGCGGATCGGCACGGGAAGCCATGTTCGACGGGATTCGAAAGACCGCGGCGGACTTCAGTTCGGAAGCCGCCGTCGCCGGCGAACCCGTCCAGGTGTTCGACATGTTTCAAATGGTCGAACAGGATTCGCGGCAGTTGTTCATCGTGTCGCTGGTGATTCTGTCGGCGGTGCTGCTGACGATGTTTCGCAGCCTGCGGTGGATGCTGGCGCCGGTCGGTCTGGTCCTGGGATCCGTGGTGGCGACGCGTGCCTTGCTGTACGCCAGCAACCTGCAACTGAGCATGGTGGGATCGATGCTGAACTCGCTGCTGACGGTGATCGGCATCGCAACCGTGATGCATGTGATCGTCCATTATCGCGATCTGCGGCTCAGTTCCCCCGGCGATGACATAGCGCAGCGAATCATGATCGCTGTTCAGACACTTCGGGAACTCGGCTGGCCGGTTTTCTGGACCTGCGCAACAACGGCGGTGGGATTTGGTTCACTGTTCGTCAGCCGGATTACTCCCGTTCGCAGCTTTGCCATGATGATGTGCCTTGCGACGGCTGTCGTGCTGGTCGCCTGCGCCGCGGTGCTGCCGGCCACTCTGGCATCGGGTCGGCACGTCAGAATTCCGCCGCGAGTTCCGCTGGAAAGCTGGCTGGACCGGATTCTGGCGGTCACGTGTTCAACGCTGAACCGCCATCCGATTTCCACGGCACTTGCCTGTCTGCTGATCATCGGGGCGGCGGTTCCCGGCATCTTCATGCTGACCATCGAAACCGATTTCAGCAGGAACTTCCGCGAATCGTCGTCCATCGTTCAATCGCTGCGATTTGTGGAGTCTCATCTGGGACCGGCGGGAAGCTGGGAAGTCGCCTTTGACGCTCCGGAAGAACTGACCGACGAGTTCCTGGAAGACATCTCAGAACTGACCGAGCGCCTTCGCCTGATCTCGCCGGACCGAAGCCTGCTGCAGGTTCTGTCGCTGACAGACATCACCGACCTGCCGCCGCGGATCTTCGGTCCCGTGCGGACTCTGGAACGCATGAAGCGGCAGTATCCGGAACTGATCCGCAGCTTCTACAACCCCGAAACGCACCGCATGAGAATCGTGCTCCGTTCGCGCGAACAGCAGCCGTCTGAATCCAAGGAACGAATGATTAACGAAGTCAAAACCACCGTCGAAAACTTCTTCTTTGATGTGCCGGAAGGCGAGGCAGGCTACACCGCGTCCGGAATGTTCGTTCTGCTGACGCGAGTGATTGAAAGCCTGAACGCCGACCAGCTCAACAGCTTTCTCTGCGCGAGCACCGGCATTCTGATCAGCATGACGATTGCGTTTCGCAGCCTGAGAATCGGCCTGATTTCGCTGCTGCCCAATATCTTTCCCGTCGCCGTGCTGCTGGGATCGCTCGGCTGGCTGGGAATCCCCACAAATATCGGAACGGCGATGATCGCCAGCGTATCCATGGGACTGACCGTCGATTCCACGATTCACTACATCACGGCGTTTGAACGTGCCCGGCGGGAGAGCAGCATCACTGAGGCTCTGCACATCGCGCACGGAAGCGCCGGCCGAGCCGTCGTGCTGGCGCAACTGGCGCTGGTCGCCGGATTCCTGGTGCTGACTGCGTCGCGGTTCATTCCGCTTGTCTATTTCGGAGCGCTGATGAGCGTTTCTCTGGTGACCGGAGTGTTCGGAACACTGGTGCTGCTGCCCGTGCTGTTGAAGTGGACCACACCGGCGGAAACAACGAATGCGTAG